In Polypterus senegalus isolate Bchr_013 chromosome 12, ASM1683550v1, whole genome shotgun sequence, the following are encoded in one genomic region:
- the rpl32 gene encoding 60S ribosomal protein L32 — protein sequence MPALRPLTKPKIVKKRTKKFIRHQSDRYVKIKKNWRKPRGIDNRVRRRFKGQILMPNIGYGSNKKTKHMLPSGFRKFLVHNIKELEVLLMSNKSYCAEIAHNVSSKNRKAIVERAAQLAIKVTNPNARLRSEENE from the exons ATGCCTGCCCTTCGACCTTTAACCAAGCCTAAGATCGTCAAGAAGCGTACAAAGAAGTTTATCCGCCATCAGTCAGATCGATATGTCAAGATTAAG aaaaattgGCGTAAACCTAGAGGTATTGACAACAGGGTACGCAGAAGATTCAAGGGTCAAATTTTGATGCCAAATATTGGTTATGGTAGCAACAAGAAGACCAAGCATATGCTGCCCAGCGGTTTCAGGAAATTCCTGGTTCATAACATTAAGGAACTTGAGGTTCTACTGATGAGCAACAA GTCATACTGTGCTGAGATTGCCCACAATGTCTCCTCAAAGAACCGAAAAGCTATTGTTGAGAGAGCTGCACAACTTGCCATCAAGGTCACAAATCCAAATGCTAGACTACGCAGTGAAGAGAATGAATAA